The Triticum urartu cultivar G1812 chromosome 5, Tu2.1, whole genome shotgun sequence genome contains the following window.
AGTAAGAAAAGTCCCACTGCACCCGAGAAACCTTGGAATCAATATTTAAAACACACCAGCAACTCCAAAATCACTTAATAATCCTCAAAATTCGCTAACATTCTGGATACAATGATAATTCAAATAATGTATAGTATGTGGTGGTTGATAATATCTGTAACATGGCTGGGTGTAAGGATGTAGTATCAATTCAGTTAAGGTTCTATCAAATTAGCATAAGTAACAGCACGTATGCAGAAAATCAGCCCACTTTTGGCAACAACAAAAAAGAACAATAAAACATTTGAGGTCAATACTTGGATACTTCAAACTGTGTGTCCTGATGAAACAAACAACTTGACAAGGAGCCAAAGTAGACCAGAAGACTGCAGGTTTTGTTATCTCAGTGAGACTTCAGATTTAGCATGAATGTAGGTTTCTATCAAATTACCCCCTTGCAGAAAAAATGTGACAAAAGGAAAGTGGCAATGTTAAAAAATCGTAGATTACCAACTAAAAATGTAACAGATATCAACTTGGTCGAGATCAGAATGATTCTCTAATGTAGTGTTCAACTGAATACTAGCAAGAATCTACAGCAAGAAACATATGGTCATTGAAATTTCGGTCCTACATGACAGCATGTGTACTTGCCTGTGTAGTTTTGTAGTTATGAACTTGTAATTTGCACCATATGCATAAAAGACTAGTTAATTAAGCGCAGTTTGGATCATTATCACAAGACATTTAGATTTCGCGCAAGTTAAAAAAATAGCTAGTTATGAAGGTACCCAGCAAAAATAAGAAACCTGCATGAAAATACCCCATACCTTGTTTCTATTTGAGCCAGTGGCATTCACCAGAAGCTTTCTAGGTTTGATCACTTGACTATTTTTCTGCACTTCATCATCAAAGTCATCCAATGTCTGCAGGTTTATCCTAGTATTGGTTGCCCTGGTTTTTGACAACTTTGGCTTCAACCCTTGTTCCTTCAACCCCTTCTCAGCCCTTTTTCCTTCATCCTTGCTCTTCCTTTTGGCAATTTCATGGTGCCCATTAGAAGGCCCATTCTTTGTCAATTTGGCTGCTTCAGCACCCCGTTTTACTTTGTCCAGAACCAGTAAATTGCTAGATTTGCCCTcgtcatcatcactttcatcatcgtcGTCTAATCTGAAATATTTCACTGACAGCTTACTGTTCTTCTCTACTTGTATCCTCCTTATCTCTTCACAGTCAACATCATCAGCATCATGCTCATCGCCATCATAGTATAATGTATTTCCGCTACCAAAATAAAAATCACCCGAACTATCATCACCGGCAAAAATTTGTTGGATTGCCTTGGTCGCTCTCTTGATTCTTGCCATATATATTTTGTCCCATACCTCGTAACTATCTGCGCCCGCGTCGCGGTGCTTACCTCCTTCGCTGTCATCACTTCCATCGCCGTCCTTGCCTTCTTCGCCATCATCAGTTTCATGGCCGGAAACACCCTCGAGATCGTTGACAGGCTGCACCGGATCCTCCTTCTCTGGATGAATCGAGTCGTCGGCGTCgagggggatggcgtcccgctgCTTGGGGAAGGCGTCAATCTCGTCGCCGTCAGAGTCGGACATCGCCGCCGCCTTGCTGGATCACTTGGACTGCTGTGTGTCCGCCGCGGGTGgcagccgtgtcgacctcagcctCTTCCCCATGTTGGGTGGCGGCAGGAGTATCGAGGAGTCGGGGTGGGGGAGGAAGCGCTGCGCACAGGCGGAGAGGCTGGTTCAGGGTTAGGGTATCTCTAGCCCATCGggatttttaaattttttttgagAATTAGCGCCTCATTTCATATAGTTTTCTGGTAAAAAAAAGCTTTTCATTGTCCAATTTTTTCACACTAGCTATCGGCGCATTCATGGTGTAGCAATCCACGCCCTAGCCGATTAGCCCCGTTGCAGCTATAAAACCCACCCCAGCAGCTCTCAAAGCCTACCCCAACCAAACCCTATTCTCATGAACGTCAACCCGATTCTCCCTACCGCCGAAATCGAGCTTGAGCTCTTCGTCGCAGCAAGGAGAACCGCCATCACCGCCGGCCCCGATTTGCCCCATCCACGTTGTTGCTTGCCTCCTCGACTCCCTACTACGTGTCTCCGTCCCCGAGCTTCACCACCGCCACTCCGATGCCCTCCTTCGTCGCCGACCCCTTCCTTCGTCCTCAGGCACCATCGTCGGCCCCAGCGCCGACCCCCTCATCCATCCTTGAGCACCACTGTCGTCCCCATCGCCGACCCCCTCCTTCGTCCTCGAGCACCACCGCCACCCCCATCCCCGGCCGATGCTGCCATGGCACGTTGACGCATGACTTGGTATGCGCAGTTCATAACAGCGTGGTGCACCCAAATCATGAAGAAGCAACACACCAGCGAGGCTTGATGAGAAGGGCGCATTGCGGTTGGCCTTCCTTTAAGCTCGGACAAGGACAAGGAGGGGCAAGCCCCGAGCTCGGATAAGGTGGCGCCCGTTTTTGATTGGGCCAAGGCTTTGAACCCCGTTTGGCTGAATGAGGTGGTGGTTTCATATATGGCGTTTGGTTAAGGCTGTGATGATGCAATTACCTGGCATTTGATTTCTCATGACCTAATGTTGTTGTCACCCCATCTCAGTAGTGGCGACCTTATCACAAACTACACTACAAGCGGTAGCAATTTAACATCATTTTAGTCCTAACCACCGAATAAATGACAATTCATCCTAATAGACCTagatactactccctccgttcctaaatattcgtctttctagagattttaaATGGtcactacatacggatgtatatagacatattttagagtgtagattcactcattttgctccgtatgtagtcaccaTTTGAAacctctagaaagacaaatatttaggaacggagggttAATAGCAGTACCAAATTAACAGTCATATGGATGGGGGGAAGGGTGGTTTATCAATGGCGATCAAGGGGGAAGATCAGcattctcctcctcctcctcttcttagATCCTTTTGTTGTCTCTATTATCCCACATTGCCTCAACCCACTCCAATCTTTTTCTCTTCCAAGCTTCATTATCATGTGCCTCCATACCATGGCCGAAGTCAATATCATCAACCATCACATCATCTTCATCTGGCACATACTCATCAAGACCCCTCTCTAGGATCGAGTTATGAAGAACGCAACATGAAAAAATAAGCTTAACTTGGGTGGGAAAATGGTGGAATGGCTATCAAGAATCTTAGCTATATTATTCAAAGCACCAAATGCCCTCTCAACTATAATTCTAAGGCTAGAGTGCCCGAGACTGTATAGTCCGTTGATAGTCTTAGAATAGCTCCTTGTAGAGAATTCATTAAGATGATACCTGATTTTCTTCAAGGTTGGAAGAACCACATGCCGACATGCATATCCAATATCTCCTAGGTAGAATTACCACCCGGGATATTGATCCCATCAGATCGAGCCATGCTGTCAGCAGGAATGTTTGCATCATAGGATGGCCATTCCCAACCAACTAACACATGTGAATTGAGATCAAAATCAACATCAGCAAGCACACTCTGGCTTCTGCAGTGATTTTCCCCTGTATGATGTAGTATGTGACCTTGGCGCTCTAGCAGTCACATGAATATCATCAGTTGCTCTAATACAATCCCGTGATGGCATGAACAAACTGGTATGGTTCGCAACAATACGATCATGTCATGGCATGAGCTAACAATTAGTATTGATCACCTTGAAATATGGATACTAGCGATATCTCGCTTGCATCTCGAAGGAGTTTTACTAGTAGGTACTTTGATCATCTCACCTCTGAGCTCTCCAACCTCATGCAAGACTTGCTTGAAATACCAGAAAATTGTCTCATTGAATCTTCCGAATGTGTTGTGAATCAACCTAGACCTCTTGTTATGACTCGCAACATGAAAGGGCATTGCCACTTGCTCTTTCACATAGGCATGGATGCTATCTTTTAGCAACCAACTCTTCGTAAACGTCCCCACAAGCGTGACAAAAGGGGCACTTCTTACTTGAAGCATGTTCACGGCCTCTACATCGCAGTGGCGTACCTAGCGGGTGGGCCATGGCACACTAGAATTTTGGGACATATTTTTTTACCATGTAAAAATTAGCTGATTTCCATGGCCCATCCAAGCCAATTGAAATAGATCTCATTGTTTTTTAAAAGTGTGCACACCCTACATTTTATTTCTAGGTCCATCACTGCTGCATTGTTACGTTTATAGATGTAGTTTTATTCGTCAATCTCATCCTATATCGGACTAAAATTGGATCATAGCTGATCACATGCCTGGAACGTTGACGAACCGCTCTCTTATGTACCAACATTACTTAGGACCGAATCGCAACTATGAGTGTTGATGCTTGAGCTAGTAGCTTCATCCATTCGTTCCTATTGAAATCGATGTTGCAGTGAGTAACGGCGAAATCGATCCTACACCTTGCCCAACAACCAAACAATGGTAGGATGAAGGGTGGTTGTATGGTGCTTATCTCCATGGCAGACGATGAGGACGAAACGGAGACGACGACGAAGGGGACGAGCAGGCCGTGTAGCTGACGGAGAGTAGCATGTCCCGATGCTAGCAGATCTTGGTCCACACTACCGCCGTTTCAGAGAACTGAGGTTGACTTTGTCCTTTAGCCAGAGGTGAACGAGTAAAGTGGAGTGTGACAACGTATTTCACGCCATACAACGGCTGCAGATTTTCGTCTCGTGCCAGCTCCGTGCGTGCTCCCCATGTTGTTTCCCTCTTGCGCTCGCCTCAGTCCAGCTCCACGAAAACGATTGATTCAAGAATTCCCAGTGAGCGAGGATATGGGGCGCTTTGAGTTTCATGCGCATACGGACCAACACCTCACATGAACAATCAAATATGCTCTTTTTGTATCCACTGAGCCCGTTTAGAGTTAGTGCGAGCAACAAAACACGCCCTATACACGTTGTGTAGCGTAGTGCATCAACGGCAAATCTCGCGAGGTCAAAAGTTTTCACCCGCAACAGGCCATTTGGTGCCAAAACCTTAAACAGACCTGCCAAGCTCAGATTTCATCCTTCCAGTCATGCATTAATCGTGCTGCCATCTCGGTAAATTTTCAATCATCTACGGTGAAAAACAGTAACAACACTGGGCGAGTAAAAGTCGTCTCCGGAAGTGCTTCTGTACCGGGACGAGGACAAACAGCCGACACTGGATCCCACGGCTTTCCCATCCGAGCTTCACTCCGGTGCCGGCCACGGGAACTCGCACCGCAACAGGCCGAGCAAAGCCATCAACTCCGCCATTGATTGTAGCACAGTTTCAGTCCACTGACTCAGCGAGGGCGGTGGACGAAATAACTCAATCCCTGACGCGTCACATTCAGTTCGTACCGCTgctttcagacgaggagtaactGAACGGAGCAAGGCCCCATCCCATCGCGCTCGCTGTCTTGCACCGACGCACATCGATCGCGTGCCCCTTTCATGCTCCCTCCCTCAAACTATGCTCACACACAACACACCACTCTTGCTCGTTACATTTACCcatagaaaacagaaaagaacAAGGAAATTACTGGACAAACTTTACTGATGCATGATGGTTCATTATTACAGCACAGCGACATTTTTGCCGGCAAACCAGTAGCTAGGCCAGCATTATGCATTATCAACACACAGTAGGATCATGCACCGGACGCTCAAGATCATGATTTACACGCATATAATATATAGTGGTGATCCGCGACATAGTACGACATGATTGATAGGGATGCATGAAGTTCAGGTACATGCTAGGCAGGCGCCATCAGCGGCGGAGGGTGGCTGGAGGGTGGTGGTGGATCATGGGCACTTGGGCCTCTTGCGCGCGCCGTGGCCGGTGGTCTTGTCGCGGTAGCAGGGGCACTCGTCCTTGTTGCCGGCCGTCCCCGACGGCACGCAGTTGCACTCGGCGCAGCATATCCCGCAGTACTTGAGGCAGTCGTCGTGCCGGCTCGCCTTGGAGCACCTCACCCCGCACTTGCCGTCGCAGAACGCTGCTCAAGAACACACGCACCACCACGGTTAACATCAACACAGGGAAGGGCCGAAGAACTTCAGCATAATGGCGATACATACAGCATCAACACATCACTGAACTGACCTGATCCAGCCGTGGCGGCACGCAGAGACGAGGACGCTAAGAGGAGGACAAGGAGGAGAGCCACAGTGGTGGCGGTGGGGCCAAGCTTCATTGTGGTGTGCTTGAGGTTCTTGGCTCTGGCAGAGCGCTGCTGCCTGCTGGTTGGTGTGAGCTTTGAGCCTTGAGAGTAGGGAGCTGGAGGAGTGAGTTGGTACCAGTGTCTTGGGGCATTTGGGGCTATTTATAGGGCCCAAAAGCTTGACAGATCTTGGAATGGCCACAACTATTTTGGACCGTTCATTATTTTTAATCCAAGGGTCAAGAATGAACGCCACGAGAGGTAATAGGTTACTTTTTTTTGTTTAAATGAGGTAATAGGTTACTGACTGCTTATATTTGGTAAGTATCAGAAAAAGGAAAATCGTAAAAATATTACTCCACTAGCATATATTAGAGCGTCTTAGGAAAAGGAAACTGTTGCATTTCTAATTTATGTGATTAAAACGGAGAAGAAGGAACTTATTGCGTGCCTAACTTATGTGATTAAAGCCATTAAATGCCACAATTTACATGAGAATGTTACAATACCAGAGAATAACATGACATGAGATTAATTTGGAACAATTTCGTTCTTTCTATAACGTACTAATAGTTACTTCTATGGTTAAGTAAAATGGCAAACATCATAGAACAAACGAGACAGCCATCATAGTGATTAGCATGGTTAAGTAAAACGACGAACTTCATAAAACAAAAGAAACATGGTTAAGCAGAACAACATGACACGAGATTAATTATTTTTTGCCGTGGAACGAGAAACTCAGGAAGAGATcaccccctcccctccccacGGAAAAGAATTCTATGAGACAGGTCTCACGCGAGACCCATCCTGATAGATGACACGTGACATTCACAAATCTCAAAGCATCCCTCATCCCCCACTTAAAATCAAGGGGGAGAGAAATTAGATGCTTTATGATTggtgaatgccacgtgtcatccattaggacgggtctcacctgctaaccgtgagacctggtctcatataatccccccccccccacacacacataATTTTCTCTTCCGACGATTCGACGAGAGATTTGGGAGGAGGATATTCTGCCCGAGGCAAGAGGTGACTGGTTGCGGCCTTCTTAATTTACACATGCTAATTACCTGGCGCCACCATGTAATAGATCTACCCTTTACCCTTTACTTCTCCCCGAGGTGCGAGGGACCATGTTAAAACTACTATCAGAATCCAGTGAGCTTGCACCTGAAAAGCTTTGGCCTTGGGACTTGTTTGCTCTTCTTTTCGCTCAAAGACAGAAAGGAAACTCACTCTGTTTTTGCTCATTTATTTATTAATGGCCTATGTGGCGAACTGGTAGCTAGCAGTGGCACACAGAAATtacttaggctggtcatagtggggagtaacttatactagtgtcatatatatgacactagtctaaattactatcttcatagtgcaaagtaacatagtagtaGTGTCATAGATGACTAAAAACGTTGTCCCTTGGATTACTTATACTACAAGCGCTTTCCCACGGGAGCTAGCTGTAACCCAAAATGCAGAAAGCTTGCCCCTTGGACTTACTTATAAAACTTAAAAGCCTGTGTTCAATGCTGGAAAGCTTGTCCCTTGGGATGGCAACAACATCACCACCATTGGCTGCACCGCGCTCGTCAAGTCCGTCCTCACTTCTCAAATGATTTATTTCATCATTTCCCTCACCATTCCAGCAAGCACGCTTCAATATGCCAATAAACTGGAGAAAGCTTTCCTTTGCTCCGGATCAGATAAGACTACCAGAGCGAAGTGTAAGGTGACCTGGGAGGTTGTATGTCGGTCACTTGAGTATGGGGGCCTCAGTGTGCTTAATTGACAAATTTGCTCGTGCCCTTCGTCTTCGACGGCCGTGGTACGAATGGAAGGAGCCAACCAAATTGTGGATGGGCATGGGAAATCCATGTGATGATGAGGACTTAAAACTTCTTTTATGCATCCGCCACCATCACCGTGTGCAATGGCACAAAAAACCTCTTTTGGGGTTCCCCTTGGCTTATTGGGCGTAAGCCTATGGACATCGCCCTGCTCATCCATGACGCCTCCACGAGGAAAAATTGGAAGGGGTATGAGGCTGTTCGGGAGAACACTTGGATCTCCAAGATCAGCCCCGCCACCATTGTTTCCGTTTAGCACATCCAACAATTCTTTGTCCTGTGGATGCTGATTAATGATTTCCACATCGATAACCAACGGGAAGATGACATTTTGTGGAAGCATACAGAGAGTGGGCACTACTCCGCGGCCTCGGCTTATAGGGCTCGATTACTAGGGAGGATCCTATCCCCTTTGGACTTCATGGTTTGGAAGGCTTGGGTGCCATCAAAGGTCAAATTTTTTGATTGGCTATCCATCCAAAATCGGATTTGGACCATGGACAGGTTGGCCAAATTGTGGGTTGTGTCCCCTTTGCAAAAGGGTTCAAGAATCCGGCGCTCACTTGCTCTACAATTGTCTATTCACCTTGAGGCTTTGGAACTTGGTTAAAGACTGGCTCCACCTTAACTACATTGATACCTCCTCTTGGCATCTGGACAACTCCATTGAGGACTATGGAGTAAGTGCGCCGGTGATAGCTCTCCGAATAGAAAAGCAATGGCCTCCCTCATAATGCTTGTCACTTGGGCAATTTGGAACGAGCGCAACGCTAGGGTCTTCCGTTAATATTGCTCAACCTTATCAAGGAGGAGGTAAGACTTTTTTTTAAGAAAACTCTACTTTATTCATTTGTAATAAGTAGTACATCGTTTGTGAGGATCATTACAAATTCATTTAAGGCTCCTCAAACGAATCGGAAGTCAACAAAAATCTAGCTAATCTAGCAAGCTCATGAGCTACTTTATTTGCTTCCCCGTTACAGCGCTCAAATCTAGTAGTAGCAAAATCACAAGCATAATGAAAACAATCATCGAAGATTGCTGCCGCCGCACACGCCAACTGTCCTCCATCATTCATAGTATCAATCACCTCCATATTATCCGAATTTATAATAAGGTTATTGCATCCCGCCCATTGTGCCAGTGTTAGACCGAATTTTAGAGCTAAAGCTTCCGCCATCAACACATCCGCGGAAAAATCTATTTTCTCATTCCCTCCAGCTATGAGCCTGCCTTTGTCCTCTCGAAGGACTGCTCCCATGGAGCCCCTAAGAAGATCGTGATCAAAAGAAGCATCAAAATTAAGTTTAACGAAACCTCTTGGAGGACAAGAACAACTCTCCTTTTTAATCGACGCCTTGGGGGATAATGCATTAACAAAAAATTTGGTCAGAGCAAGAATCCCCATTGAGATCTGAGTTACATTTTGAGTTTTCTCACCGTGTACCAACTTTCTTTTTTTCCACCATATATACCATGCTGAAATAGCAATCATCTCACATACAATGTGGTAACCCAATATCCACAAATCTTGATCTGGTAGGAGTAGTAGATACTCCAACACCGCCTCTCCCGCACAGTCCATTTCACAAGCGTTATCAATAATATCATCCACCCCAGCCTTTTCCAGACCTCCTTTGCTTTACTACAGTGGAAGAGCATATGTTTTGTATCTTCTAAGCTCTCCGAGCAAGTGGGGGCAGATGGGTGAAACCTTCATATGTCTGTTTGCTAGTGTAACTCGGCATGAGATTGTACCATGTAGCGTACGCCATAAGAAATTTTTAACTTGTGCCAGACAGGCTAACTTCCATATCTTACTCCAAATAGGGTTAAGTGCGGTTCGCCCCATCCCATTAGAGTGTTTTAGTTTGGTTCCATACTGGTGATCCCACTCCATAAAATAGGCTGATCGAACTGAGAAAATACCAATTTTTGTATAATTCCAGGCAATGAAATCTTGCATATCATGTTGCAGTAGGGGAATTGAAAGAATCCTTTGTACATCAATTGGCCACATAGTTTGTTCAATCAGGTATTCATCCCAATTATTAGAAGCAAGATCAATGAGATCACCTACCTTAGTTAACATATTACCTCCCTTAGGCATTATAATTTTTCTAGTTGCATAGTTTGGGATCCAGACATTTTTCCAAATATTTATGTTGTGTCCGTTCCCTGCTCATCAAATATAGCCACGTTTTAGTGTATTTGTGCCTTCCATGATACTTTGCCATGTAAAGGAAGAGCCTTTCTTTAACTTCGCATTTAACAGATCACCATCAGGGTAATACTTTGCCCGTACGATAGAAGCGCATAAGGAATCAGGATTATCCAACAGACGCCATGCCCGTTTGGCGAGTAACGCCAAATTAAAACAGTGGATATCACGAAATCCCATTCCTCCTTGACTTTTAGGAACACACAATTTCCACCAGGACATCCAATGCATAATCTTCTTATTCTCCTCGTCTCCCCACCAGAAATGCGCTATCGCGTCGATGATTCCTTTACAATTTTTAAAGGAATTTTAAAGACTGACATTGCATAGGTAGGTATGGCTTGGATCACAGCCTTGAGCAGGATCTCCTTTCCCCTGGTAGATAGTAATTTTTCCTTCCAGCCACTGATTCTCTTGACAACACGCTCAATTAAAAATTGGAAACAGTCTATTTTATCTATCCCCACATTTTTTGGCAGACCTAGATATTTATTACTAAGGGCCTCCGTCATTATATTCAGTGTTGTGCAAAGTTGTGCTGTAATCTCCACCTTCGTGTTGGGACTGAAGAAAATACTGGAGTTTTCAACGCTAACTAATTGTCCCAATGCCTCGCAATATAGATTGAGCGCAACTTTCAGAGTTTCCGCACTTTGTTTGTTGGCTTTCATAAGAATCAATGAATGATCCACAAAAAGAAGGTTTATTATCGGTGGGGCGTCTCTACCTACTCTTACAGTTGAGATTTTTCCATTTTCCTCCGCATGTGTCAGTAGGGCATTCAAGCCTTCAGTACACAACAAGAAAAGGTATGGTGACAACGGGTCACCCTGTCGCAAGCCTCTTATAGGCTTGAAACTCTCACTTTCCTTGGTATTAATCCTAACTCTGTATTCAACTGTTGAGACGCATTACATAATAAGTTCACCCATTCTTGACGGAAGCCTAGTCTCAACATAATTTCTTTTAGGAAAGGCCACTCGATTCTACCATAAGCTTTGTGCATATCAAGTTTTATAGCACACAGACCTTCTCTACCTTCTCTCTTATTCTTGATTGTGTGAAAACATTCATAAGCTACTAGAATATTATCCTGATGAGTCTGCCAGGCATGAAGGCACTTTGAGTGGGGCTGATAACCTCTGGCAGGAAGACCTTTAAACGAGAAGCCGCCATCTTTGCAATTATTTTATATACCACATTACATAAGATTATTGGCCTAAATTGGGTTACCTTTTCCGGTGAGTTAACCTTTGGAATCATCACAATTGCAGTATCGTTCCAACCGACCGGGATGGTACATGTATTGATTGCTTGCAGCACCTCCTCTATCAGGTCATCACCTAGCATGGGCCAGAATCTCTTATAGAAGATAGCATGTAGACCATCTAGACCTGGGGCTTTTAGGCCCCCAATATCGAACAACGCCTTGTGAACATCTTCGACAGTGTAAGGGGCTAAAAGATCATTGTTCATCTCAATGGAAACTCTCCTATGAACAAGGGACAAAACCTCTTGGTTTGGTTGTTGAACTTCCGACGTGAATAGTTTTGAAAAATAACCAGTGATGTAATCCTTCAACTCCTTATCTTCCTTCCAGACCCCCGAGTCATCTAGTAATTTTTAATATTATTCCTTTTCTTTCTGGCCGTGGTTGTGTTATGGAAAAACGACGTGTTACGATCCCCGTGCATCAACCAATTCGCATGGCGTCTCTGAACCTAGAAGATTTCCTCTTGGTCCAAGAGGTTCTTGATTACCCATAATTGCCTTCTGACGGCAGTGGGGTTCAGTGTTCATCTGACCCTTAAGAATTTCATGGTCCCGGTTGTGCAAATCGGCATGCACGGCTCTCGTTCGGTCTACAAGGGAAGGGCCAATGCCTGCTAACTTTACTCTTTCCCAGATACCTTAACGATTTCATTAACAGTCTCTTCCTTTAGCCATTTAGCTTCAAATTGTTTTACACACCCTGTTGGTCGTCTAAAAATGTTATCATCCAGATAGTTCATATCCAGGACCAGCGGACGGTGGTCAGAGTGAACATATTCTTCGTTGGTCACTGCTGCATGAGGAAATTTATGAGCCCACCCTACACTGCACACTGCACGGTCAAGACGCTCTCGAATATCACCTCTACTCCAAGTAAAAGGATCGCTGATGTATTCTAAATACTCCATCCCACAATCCATAAGACATTCACGGAATTCCCTCATCATACCA
Protein-coding sequences here:
- the LOC125505996 gene encoding peamaclein-like, giving the protein MKLGPTATTVALLLVLLLASSSLRAATAGSAFCDGKCGVRCSKASRHDDCLKYCGICCAECNCVPSGTAGNKDECPCYRDKTTGHGARKRPKCP
- the LOC125505994 gene encoding something about silencing protein 10-like, yielding MSDSDGDEIDAFPKQRDAIPLDADDSIHPEKEDPVQPVNDLEGVSGHETDDGEEGKDGDGSDDSEGGKHRDAGADSYEVWDKIYMARIKRATKAIQQIFAGDDSSGDFYFGSGNTLYYDGDEHDADDVDCEEIRRIQVEKNSKLSVKYFRLDDDDESDDDEGKSSNLLVLDKVKRGAEAAKLTKNGPSNGHHEIAKRKSKDEGKRAEKGLKEQGLKPKLSKTRATNTRINLQTLDDFDDEVQKNSQVIKPRKLLVNATGSNRNKFKSVSGDDDIPKRDEIGERRRKHELRVLARVGTNTRGDNKGNDDEASESEDEFYKDVKRQRTEKRLRKEQSAPITGPLAEEGEGDGKRRGISRQIEKNRGLTRSRNRKLKNPRKKYRAKSEKQGLKWRSQGHGVKKASGPYGGEMSGINPNVSRSVRFKG